A window of Fusobacterium perfoetens genomic DNA:
CTGGAGTTAAATGGAAAAGAGATTTAATTTCTCCATCAAATAATTCATAATCTCCAGCTTCGTCATACTCTTGAGTTAATTTTGCTTCAGAACGAGGAACAAAACCTAAGTTTTCTTCTCCTTCAATAACAACGTGAATATCTATATATTGTTTGTGTCCTTCAAAGAATCCATCTTCAAATTCTTTTGTCATTGGGTGATCAGGGCAGTTGAAATAAACTTTATCTCCATCTACCACATTTTTTCCAGGAACAGCATTTTTATACTCTCCATTAAGGATACAATCAATAGCTTTATCTAAGTTTCTTGATAATCCTCTATATTGATTTAATTCTTTTATTTCACCATATATCATTTTAATCTCCTTTTTGACACATTTTTTGTTCTCGTGACCATTTT
This region includes:
- a CDS encoding YhcH/YjgK/YiaL family protein encodes the protein MIYGEIKELNQYRGLSRNLDKAIDCILNGEYKNAVPGKNVVDGDKVYFNCPDHPMTKEFEDGFFEGHKQYIDIHVVIEGEENLGFVPRSEAKLTQEYDEAGDYELFDGEIKSLFHLTPERFVMFFPNEPHMALLKVGEVKQISKVIFKVLV